A DNA window from Hevea brasiliensis isolate MT/VB/25A 57/8 chromosome 2, ASM3005281v1, whole genome shotgun sequence contains the following coding sequences:
- the LOC110640361 gene encoding RNA-binding KH domain-containing protein RCF3 isoform X1, translated as MKQEGMSTALTPSKRPHDRNLTETNGKGRWQKTAGLNSPNQSMKSSSNGVVFRILCPAFKTGSIIGKGGAIISQIRQETGAKVRIEETVPGCDERVVVIVGSDKYIEVNIEQNGEDGDKNANVAEEGDEKKDSGEHNENKEIVPALDSSKSVKETSSLQKALLLVYERIVEAEPEKAGGNEEDNKPSMSILRLLVLSSQVGCLLGKGGSVIKQMSAESGAQIRILPRDKLSMCASPADELVQITGEVDAVRKALQSVTQQLLENPPRDNDSLPANSQGPSFHSVGHPLPRPEAYPPTYHSFNAWGTTYSAGPRDFRESGIPNRMKPASDIITFRLLCLDEKVGGIIGKGGTIIKTLQQETGCDIKVLEGVSNSEDRIILISGPAHPDDRISAAQDAVLRVQTRIARALPLPDGKEKTVIARLLVSSNQIGCLLGKGGAIMAEMRKSTGAYIRILGKDQVPKCASENEEVVQMNGEYEVVQEALLQITTRLRNHFFRDVFPSMDHPSNPAFLDQVPPFPPYMGRRELSPPFHAFHNFDGMGGPPPHGGFHPLDDRPPFMHNIHGPGMPPHISERKPWGSQGLIEGGPPVGMPDFGGPPQRRFSGFGEVNHPAVITSTTVEVSVPHSMVPVIYGEDGSCLKQIHQISDAKITITEPKPGATETLIIISGTPEQTHAAQSLIQAFVMNEREST; from the exons ATGAAACAGGAGGGCATGTCTACTGCATTGACACCTTCTAAGAGGCCACATGATAGGAACCTTACTGAGACAAATGGAAAAGGAAGGTGGCAAAAGACAGCTGGCCTTAATTCCCCTAACCAATCCATGAAATCCTCTAGTAATGGTGTAGTTTTCCGAATACTTTGTCCTGCTTTCAAAACAGGTAGTATTATTGGGAAAGGTGGTGCCATCATATCACAAATCCGTCAAGAAACTGGTGCAAAGGTCAGAATTGAGGAAACTGTCCCTGGATGCGATGAGAGGGTAGTTGTTATTGTGGGTTCTGATAAGTATATTGAAGTCAATATTGAACAGAATGGGGAGGATGGTGATAAAAATGCAAATGTGGCAGAAGAGGGTGATGAAAAGAAAGACAGTGGTGAGCacaatgaaaataaagaaatagttCCTGCACTTGATTCATCAAAGTCTGTAAAGGAAACATCATCCCTGCAAAAAGCTTTGTTACTTGTTTATGAAAGAATAGTTGAAGCTGAACCAGAGAAGGCTGGGGGGAATGAGGAAGATAACAAGCCTTCTATGTCCATTTTGAGGTTACTTGTGCTTTCCAGTCAAGTTGGATGCCTTTTAGGAAAGGGTGGAAGTGTAATCAAGCAAATGTCAGCGGAAAGTGGGGCACAGATTCGGATTCTCCCTAGGGATAAACTCTCTATGTGTGCATCACCTGCTGATGAACTAGTTCAG ATCACAGGTGAGGTTGATGCTGTGaggaaagctcttcaatcagtTACTCAGCAGCTTCTGGAGAATCCACCCAGGGATAATGACTCTCTCCCTGCCAATTCTCAAGGACCTTCTTTTCATTCAGTTGGTCACCCTCTTCCTAGGCCAGAAGCATATCCACCAACATACCATTCTTTTAATGCTTGGGGAACAACTTATAGTGCTGGACCTCGCGATTTTCGTGAAAGTGGTATCCCCAATCGAATGAAGCCTGCTTCAGATATAATAACCTTCCGCTTACTTTGTCTTGATGAGAAGGTAGGAGGTATCATTGGAAAAGGAGGAACCATAATAAAAACCCTTCAGCAAGAAACAGGCTGTGATATCAAAGTTTTGGAAGGGGTTTCTAATTCAGAGGATCGCATTATTCTCATTTCTGGTCCAGCG CACCCAGATGATAGGATATCGGCTGCACAAGATGCAGTTCTTCGTGTACAAACCAGGATTGCTAGGGCTTTACCTTTACCCGATGGCAAAGAGAAGACTGTGATTGCTAGGCTTCTTGTCTCCTCAAATCAAATTGGTTGTCTCCTTGGTAAGGGTGGTGCCATCATGGCAGAAATGAGGAAGTCAACTGGGGCCTATATTCGAATACTGGGGAAGGATCAAGTTCCAAAATGTGCTTCTGAAAATGAAGAAGTGGTTCAG ATGAATGGAGAGTATGAAGTAGTTCAAGAAGCACTTCTGCAGATAACCACTCGGCTGCGCAATCATTTCTTTCGTGATGTATTTCCTTCTATGGACCATCCCTCCAATCCTGCCTTTCTGGATCAAGTACCTCCATTTCCTCCATACATGGGAAGAAGGGAACTCTCACCTCCATTCCATGCGTTTCACAATTTTGATGGCATGGGTGGTCCACCCCCACATGGTGGTTTCCATCCCCTTGATGATCGTCCTCCTTTCATGCATAATATTCATGGACCAGGCATGCCCCCACATATATCTGAAAGAAAACCTTGGGGTTCACAG GGACTCATTGAAGGTGGTCCACCAGTGGGCATGCCAGACTTTGGAGGACCTCCCCAAAGAAGATTTTCTGGTTTTGGAGA GGTTAATCATCCAGCTGTTATCACAAGCACTACTGTTGAAGTTTCTGTTCCTCATTCTATGGTCCCCGTAATATATGGAGAAGATGGTTCATGTTTGAAACAAATTCACCAG ATTTCGGATGCCAAAATTACAATTACTGAGCCAAAGCCTGGAGCAACAGAAACTTTGATTATAATATCTGGGACACCTGAACAGACGCATGCAGCTCAGAGTCTTATTCAAGCTTTTGTGATGAATGAAAGGGAGTCCACTTAA
- the LOC110640361 gene encoding RNA-binding KH domain-containing protein RCF3 isoform X2, producing the protein MSTALTPSKRPHDRNLTETNGKGRWQKTAGLNSPNQSMKSSSNGVVFRILCPAFKTGSIIGKGGAIISQIRQETGAKVRIEETVPGCDERVVVIVGSDKYIEVNIEQNGEDGDKNANVAEEGDEKKDSGEHNENKEIVPALDSSKSVKETSSLQKALLLVYERIVEAEPEKAGGNEEDNKPSMSILRLLVLSSQVGCLLGKGGSVIKQMSAESGAQIRILPRDKLSMCASPADELVQITGEVDAVRKALQSVTQQLLENPPRDNDSLPANSQGPSFHSVGHPLPRPEAYPPTYHSFNAWGTTYSAGPRDFRESGIPNRMKPASDIITFRLLCLDEKVGGIIGKGGTIIKTLQQETGCDIKVLEGVSNSEDRIILISGPAHPDDRISAAQDAVLRVQTRIARALPLPDGKEKTVIARLLVSSNQIGCLLGKGGAIMAEMRKSTGAYIRILGKDQVPKCASENEEVVQMNGEYEVVQEALLQITTRLRNHFFRDVFPSMDHPSNPAFLDQVPPFPPYMGRRELSPPFHAFHNFDGMGGPPPHGGFHPLDDRPPFMHNIHGPGMPPHISERKPWGSQGLIEGGPPVGMPDFGGPPQRRFSGFGEVNHPAVITSTTVEVSVPHSMVPVIYGEDGSCLKQIHQISDAKITITEPKPGATETLIIISGTPEQTHAAQSLIQAFVMNEREST; encoded by the exons ATGTCTACTGCATTGACACCTTCTAAGAGGCCACATGATAGGAACCTTACTGAGACAAATGGAAAAGGAAGGTGGCAAAAGACAGCTGGCCTTAATTCCCCTAACCAATCCATGAAATCCTCTAGTAATGGTGTAGTTTTCCGAATACTTTGTCCTGCTTTCAAAACAGGTAGTATTATTGGGAAAGGTGGTGCCATCATATCACAAATCCGTCAAGAAACTGGTGCAAAGGTCAGAATTGAGGAAACTGTCCCTGGATGCGATGAGAGGGTAGTTGTTATTGTGGGTTCTGATAAGTATATTGAAGTCAATATTGAACAGAATGGGGAGGATGGTGATAAAAATGCAAATGTGGCAGAAGAGGGTGATGAAAAGAAAGACAGTGGTGAGCacaatgaaaataaagaaatagttCCTGCACTTGATTCATCAAAGTCTGTAAAGGAAACATCATCCCTGCAAAAAGCTTTGTTACTTGTTTATGAAAGAATAGTTGAAGCTGAACCAGAGAAGGCTGGGGGGAATGAGGAAGATAACAAGCCTTCTATGTCCATTTTGAGGTTACTTGTGCTTTCCAGTCAAGTTGGATGCCTTTTAGGAAAGGGTGGAAGTGTAATCAAGCAAATGTCAGCGGAAAGTGGGGCACAGATTCGGATTCTCCCTAGGGATAAACTCTCTATGTGTGCATCACCTGCTGATGAACTAGTTCAG ATCACAGGTGAGGTTGATGCTGTGaggaaagctcttcaatcagtTACTCAGCAGCTTCTGGAGAATCCACCCAGGGATAATGACTCTCTCCCTGCCAATTCTCAAGGACCTTCTTTTCATTCAGTTGGTCACCCTCTTCCTAGGCCAGAAGCATATCCACCAACATACCATTCTTTTAATGCTTGGGGAACAACTTATAGTGCTGGACCTCGCGATTTTCGTGAAAGTGGTATCCCCAATCGAATGAAGCCTGCTTCAGATATAATAACCTTCCGCTTACTTTGTCTTGATGAGAAGGTAGGAGGTATCATTGGAAAAGGAGGAACCATAATAAAAACCCTTCAGCAAGAAACAGGCTGTGATATCAAAGTTTTGGAAGGGGTTTCTAATTCAGAGGATCGCATTATTCTCATTTCTGGTCCAGCG CACCCAGATGATAGGATATCGGCTGCACAAGATGCAGTTCTTCGTGTACAAACCAGGATTGCTAGGGCTTTACCTTTACCCGATGGCAAAGAGAAGACTGTGATTGCTAGGCTTCTTGTCTCCTCAAATCAAATTGGTTGTCTCCTTGGTAAGGGTGGTGCCATCATGGCAGAAATGAGGAAGTCAACTGGGGCCTATATTCGAATACTGGGGAAGGATCAAGTTCCAAAATGTGCTTCTGAAAATGAAGAAGTGGTTCAG ATGAATGGAGAGTATGAAGTAGTTCAAGAAGCACTTCTGCAGATAACCACTCGGCTGCGCAATCATTTCTTTCGTGATGTATTTCCTTCTATGGACCATCCCTCCAATCCTGCCTTTCTGGATCAAGTACCTCCATTTCCTCCATACATGGGAAGAAGGGAACTCTCACCTCCATTCCATGCGTTTCACAATTTTGATGGCATGGGTGGTCCACCCCCACATGGTGGTTTCCATCCCCTTGATGATCGTCCTCCTTTCATGCATAATATTCATGGACCAGGCATGCCCCCACATATATCTGAAAGAAAACCTTGGGGTTCACAG GGACTCATTGAAGGTGGTCCACCAGTGGGCATGCCAGACTTTGGAGGACCTCCCCAAAGAAGATTTTCTGGTTTTGGAGA GGTTAATCATCCAGCTGTTATCACAAGCACTACTGTTGAAGTTTCTGTTCCTCATTCTATGGTCCCCGTAATATATGGAGAAGATGGTTCATGTTTGAAACAAATTCACCAG ATTTCGGATGCCAAAATTACAATTACTGAGCCAAAGCCTGGAGCAACAGAAACTTTGATTATAATATCTGGGACACCTGAACAGACGCATGCAGCTCAGAGTCTTATTCAAGCTTTTGTGATGAATGAAAGGGAGTCCACTTAA
- the LOC110640362 gene encoding amino acid permease 6 isoform X1 has product MAREMQHNSMYLEQADLEGNENGGTHKNLDDDGRPKRTGTWVTASAHIITAVIGSGVLSLAWAIAQLGWVAGPVILTAFSFITFFTSTLLADSYRSPDPVTGKRNYTYMDAVRANLGGWKVHLCGLAQYVNLIGITIGYTITASISMVAVKRSNCFHKHGHHEKCNISNYPYMIIFACIQIILSQIPNFHKLSWLSILAALMSFSYSSIGLGLSLAKVAGGGHARTSLTGTKVGVDVTAAQKVWKAFQAIGDIAFAYAYSTVLIEIQDTIKSSPPENKAMKKASFVGILTTTLFYVLCGCVGYAAFGNDAPGNFLTGFGFYEPFWLIDFANVCIAVHLIGAYQVFSQPIFSFMERNCHQRWPENKVITREHAIYIPFYGVYYLNLFRLVWRTLYVIVTAVLAMIFPFFNDFLGLIGAASFWPLTVYFPVEMYIARSRIPKFSFTWSWLKIFTFACLVVSLAAAAGSIEGLVISLKAYKPFQSEQ; this is encoded by the exons atggctaGAGAGATGCAACACAACAGCATGTACTTGGAACAGGCAGACCTCGAGGGAAATGAAAACGGTGGAACTCACAAGAACCTGGATGATGACGGTCGACCTAAAAGAACTG GGACATGGGTAACTGCCAGTGCTCATATCATCACCGCTGTGATTGGGTCAGGAGTGCTGTCACTAGCATGGGCGATAGCCCAGTTGGGCTGGGTGGCTGGGCCAGTTATTCTCACGGCGTTCTCATTCATAACCTTTTTCACTTCTACTCTTCTCGCCGATTCCTACAGGTCGCCTGATCCTGTTACTGGCAAAAGAAACTACACTTACATGGACGCTGTGAGAGCCAACTTAG GAGGCTGGAAAGTTCACCTCTGTGGATTGGCTCAGTATGTGAACCTCATAGGAATCACAATAGGTTACACTATTACGGCATCTATTAGCATGGT GGCTGTTAAGAGGTCAAATTGTTTCCACAAACATGGACATCATGAAAAGTGCAATATATCAAACTATCCCTACATGATCATCTTTGCTTGCATCCAAATCATCCTCAGCCAAATACCAAACTTCCACAAGCTCTCATGGCTCTCTATTCTTGCAGCTCTCATGTCTTTCTCCTATTCTTCAATAGGTCTCGGACTCTCCCTAGCAAAAGTAGCAG GAGGGggacatgcaaggacaagcttaACAGGAACTAAAGTTGGGGTGGACGTGACAGCAGCACAGAAGGTGTGGAAGGCTTTCCAAGCTATCGGGGACATAGCTTTTGCTTATGCTTACTCTACCGTTCTTATCGAGATACAG GATACCATCAAATCAAGTCCTCCTGAGAACAAAGCCATGAAGAAGGCATCCTTTGTTGGCATCCTAACCACCACCCTGTTCTACGTCCTGTGTGGTTGTGTTGGTTATGCAGCATTTGGAAATGATGCACCAGGCAATTTCCTCACTGGTTTTGGATTCTATGAACCCTTTTGGCTGATCGACTTCGCCAATGTATGCATTGCCGTCCACCTCATCGGTGCCTACCAG GTTTTCTCCCAGCCAATCTTCAGTTTTATGGAGAGAAACTGCCACCAAAGGTGGCCGGAGAACAAGGTCATAACAAGAGAACACGCCATTTACATTCCTTTTTATGGTGTGTATTACCTCAACTTGTTCAGATTGGTGTGGAGAACCCTATATGTTATAGTGACAGCAGTGTTAGCTATGATCTTCCCATTCTTCAACGATTTCTTGGGTCTCATCGGAGCAGCCTCTTTCTGGCCATTGACGGTATATTTTCCAGTTGAGATGTACATTGCACGttcaagaattccaaaattctctTTCACATGGTCATGGCTGAAAATATTCACTTTTGCCTGCTTGGTAGTATCACTCGCTGCTGCAGCTGGATCAATTGAAGGTCTAGTGATCTCTCTCAAGGCCTACAAGCCCTTCCAATCTGAGCAATAA
- the LOC110640362 gene encoding amino acid permease 6 isoform X2: MAREMQHNSMYLEQADLEGNENGGTHKNLDDDGRPKRTGTWVTASAHIITAVIGSGVLSLAWAIAQLGWVAGPVILTAFSFITFFTSTLLADSYRSPDPVTGKRNYTYMDAVRANLGGWKVHLCGLAQYVNLIGITIGYTITASISMVAVKRSNCFHKHGHHEKCNISNYPYMIIFACIQIILSQIPNFHKLSWLSILAALMSFSYSSIGLGLSLAKVAGGGHARTSLTGTKVGVDVTAAQKVWKAFQAIGDIAFAYAYSTVLIEIQDTIKSSPPENKAMKKASFVGILTTTLFYVLCGCVGYAAFGNDAPGNFLTGFGFYEPFWLIDFANVCIAVHLIGAYQVFSQPIFSFMERNCHQRWPENKVITREHAIYIPFYGVYYLNLFRLVWRTLYVIVTAVLAMIFPFFNDFLGLIGAASFWPLTYHSLLQLDQLKV, from the exons atggctaGAGAGATGCAACACAACAGCATGTACTTGGAACAGGCAGACCTCGAGGGAAATGAAAACGGTGGAACTCACAAGAACCTGGATGATGACGGTCGACCTAAAAGAACTG GGACATGGGTAACTGCCAGTGCTCATATCATCACCGCTGTGATTGGGTCAGGAGTGCTGTCACTAGCATGGGCGATAGCCCAGTTGGGCTGGGTGGCTGGGCCAGTTATTCTCACGGCGTTCTCATTCATAACCTTTTTCACTTCTACTCTTCTCGCCGATTCCTACAGGTCGCCTGATCCTGTTACTGGCAAAAGAAACTACACTTACATGGACGCTGTGAGAGCCAACTTAG GAGGCTGGAAAGTTCACCTCTGTGGATTGGCTCAGTATGTGAACCTCATAGGAATCACAATAGGTTACACTATTACGGCATCTATTAGCATGGT GGCTGTTAAGAGGTCAAATTGTTTCCACAAACATGGACATCATGAAAAGTGCAATATATCAAACTATCCCTACATGATCATCTTTGCTTGCATCCAAATCATCCTCAGCCAAATACCAAACTTCCACAAGCTCTCATGGCTCTCTATTCTTGCAGCTCTCATGTCTTTCTCCTATTCTTCAATAGGTCTCGGACTCTCCCTAGCAAAAGTAGCAG GAGGGggacatgcaaggacaagcttaACAGGAACTAAAGTTGGGGTGGACGTGACAGCAGCACAGAAGGTGTGGAAGGCTTTCCAAGCTATCGGGGACATAGCTTTTGCTTATGCTTACTCTACCGTTCTTATCGAGATACAG GATACCATCAAATCAAGTCCTCCTGAGAACAAAGCCATGAAGAAGGCATCCTTTGTTGGCATCCTAACCACCACCCTGTTCTACGTCCTGTGTGGTTGTGTTGGTTATGCAGCATTTGGAAATGATGCACCAGGCAATTTCCTCACTGGTTTTGGATTCTATGAACCCTTTTGGCTGATCGACTTCGCCAATGTATGCATTGCCGTCCACCTCATCGGTGCCTACCAG GTTTTCTCCCAGCCAATCTTCAGTTTTATGGAGAGAAACTGCCACCAAAGGTGGCCGGAGAACAAGGTCATAACAAGAGAACACGCCATTTACATTCCTTTTTATGGTGTGTATTACCTCAACTTGTTCAGATTGGTGTGGAGAACCCTATATGTTATAGTGACAGCAGTGTTAGCTATGATCTTCCCATTCTTCAACGATTTCTTGGGTCTCATCGGAGCAGCCTCTTTCTGGCCATTGACG TATCACTCGCTGCTGCAGCTGGATCAATTGAAGGTCTAG